In Tuberibacillus sp. Marseille-P3662, the following proteins share a genomic window:
- a CDS encoding terminase large subunit, which yields MNPIIEYWNKIESGEEIVSNKIRRVFKKLVNDMHDKESVYEYSEERANHAIDFVEKFCKHSKGKMGGKPFKLELWQKAMTAALFGFVHEIEGTRKYREFILIVARKNGKSAWGSAVALYMQMADGEPGPEIVSAATKKDQAKIVWLESKRMVKKSPMLRKRIRSLVGELLSDFNDGSYRPLSSESNTLDGLNIHCSLIDELHAIEDKNLYDVIVDGMSAREQPLSIITTTAGTVREGIFDVKYDEAEQIINGYDDPNGYKDEHVLPIIYELDNRSEWTDPKAWKKANPGLGTIKKLDELERKVNKAKANPLLVKNLLTKDFNIRETASEAWLTFEQLDNTATFDIKQLEPKYGIGGVDLSATTDLTSACALFQIPDDETIYFKHMYWLPEDLLDKRVAEDNVPYDTWKEQGYLRTTPGNKVHYKFVVDWFLELQNEYDLFLPWIGYDSWSAQYFVEDMQNNFGKDGMIPVIQGKKTLSGPMKSLGADLESKRINYGNNQITKWCLSNTSVEVDKNDNIQPAKGKQQKKRIDGTAAMLNAYVIYQDKNQDYVNLI from the coding sequence ATGAATCCGATTATTGAGTATTGGAACAAGATTGAATCCGGTGAAGAAATCGTCAGTAATAAGATTAGACGGGTTTTTAAGAAACTGGTTAATGACATGCATGATAAAGAATCCGTTTATGAGTATTCAGAAGAACGGGCTAATCACGCGATTGATTTTGTTGAGAAGTTTTGCAAACACTCTAAAGGTAAAATGGGTGGTAAGCCTTTTAAATTAGAATTATGGCAAAAGGCCATGACTGCTGCGTTGTTTGGGTTTGTTCATGAAATAGAGGGTACTCGGAAATATCGCGAATTCATACTTATCGTCGCCCGTAAAAATGGCAAGTCTGCTTGGGGATCTGCTGTTGCCTTATACATGCAAATGGCAGATGGAGAACCAGGTCCTGAAATTGTGAGTGCAGCAACCAAAAAAGATCAAGCTAAAATTGTGTGGCTGGAATCTAAGCGGATGGTTAAAAAATCGCCGATGTTACGTAAAAGGATCCGTTCATTAGTTGGTGAATTGCTATCTGATTTCAATGACGGCAGTTATCGACCACTATCAAGTGAATCAAACACACTAGATGGTTTGAACATTCATTGCTCGCTTATTGATGAACTACACGCTATTGAGGACAAAAACCTTTATGACGTTATTGTTGATGGTATGAGCGCTAGGGAACAACCTTTGTCGATTATCACTACCACTGCTGGTACTGTTCGTGAAGGTATATTTGATGTTAAGTACGATGAAGCCGAACAGATCATAAACGGTTATGACGACCCCAACGGTTATAAAGATGAACATGTTTTGCCAATCATTTATGAGTTAGACAATCGGAGCGAATGGACAGATCCAAAGGCTTGGAAAAAAGCCAATCCCGGATTAGGAACCATCAAAAAATTAGACGAGTTAGAACGTAAAGTGAATAAGGCAAAAGCAAATCCTTTGTTGGTTAAAAACTTACTGACAAAGGATTTTAATATTCGTGAGACCGCAAGTGAAGCGTGGTTAACGTTTGAACAGCTGGATAATACAGCGACTTTCGATATTAAACAATTAGAACCGAAATACGGTATTGGCGGCGTTGACCTGTCAGCTACAACAGACTTAACGTCTGCGTGCGCGTTGTTCCAAATTCCGGATGATGAAACGATTTATTTTAAGCACATGTATTGGTTGCCTGAAGATTTGTTGGACAAAAGAGTAGCTGAAGATAACGTCCCGTATGATACTTGGAAAGAACAAGGATATTTGCGAACCACACCCGGCAACAAGGTGCATTATAAATTTGTGGTTGATTGGTTCTTAGAATTGCAAAATGAATATGATTTGTTCCTTCCATGGATTGGATATGACAGTTGGTCTGCTCAATATTTTGTAGAGGATATGCAAAATAACTTTGGTAAGGATGGCATGATTCCAGTCATCCAAGGTAAAAAGACATTGTCAGGACCAATGAAGTCATTGGGAGCTGATCTAGAGTCTAAACGGATTAATTACGGAAACAACCAAATCACGAAATGGTGTCTCTCTAATACTTCAGTTGAAGTTGATAAAAATGACAACATTCAGCCAGCAAAAGGAAAGCAACAAAAGAAACGTATTGACGGTACTGCTGCCATGCTTAATGCTTATGTGATTTATCAAGACAAGAATCAAGATTACGTTAATTTGATCTAA
- a CDS encoding phage tail domain-containing protein, translating to MKNIIGDKTFDELGLILSQDYEHPGPETRDDTLEIPGMPGAWDFGADLGPLPFNLPCKLLDKSPSGLRKAVRAVTAHLFDSGGKPKTLKLTLRYEPDKFYFVRYSGNMSTVYTTMKSGEFTLPLKAYDPYAYAEITAFDPAGTYEYDTGLQYDSGLMYDNPTSFDWLYTKQYVGFHNYAYMRTPLRLVIKGKVINPRITNRTNGETMTINIATESDDLLVVDAKRYYVVKSTPEYEQYFMSTTFPAEFMKETGAENYMFSKLGDFVHLEPGKNSLMFEGGIPEASVQMIWYHMFM from the coding sequence ATGAAAAACATCATTGGTGATAAAACATTTGATGAATTGGGACTCATACTTTCCCAAGACTATGAACACCCTGGTCCTGAAACGCGTGATGATACACTTGAAATACCAGGGATGCCAGGTGCATGGGATTTTGGTGCTGACTTGGGACCCCTTCCTTTCAATTTGCCTTGCAAATTATTAGATAAATCACCAAGCGGATTGAGAAAGGCTGTTCGCGCTGTCACAGCCCATTTATTTGATTCTGGCGGTAAACCCAAGACGCTCAAATTAACTTTGAGATATGAACCTGATAAGTTTTATTTCGTCCGTTATTCAGGGAACATGTCAACCGTATATACGACAATGAAATCGGGAGAATTCACGTTGCCATTAAAGGCTTATGATCCATATGCTTATGCAGAGATCACAGCATTTGACCCAGCGGGCACTTATGAATATGACACAGGTCTACAGTACGATTCAGGACTCATGTACGACAATCCGACATCTTTTGATTGGCTATACACAAAGCAGTATGTCGGTTTTCACAACTATGCTTACATGCGAACGCCTTTGCGATTGGTTATCAAAGGTAAGGTCATTAATCCTCGTATTACGAACCGAACAAACGGGGAGACGATGACAATAAACATCGCGACTGAATCAGATGACTTGCTCGTTGTCGATGCGAAAAGATATTACGTGGTGAAAAGCACACCGGAGTACGAACAGTATTTCATGTCAACAACATTTCCAGCTGAATTCATGAAGGAAACAGGCGCTGAAAACTATATGTTTAGCAAACTCGGTGACTTTGTTCATTTAGAACCGGGGAAAAACTCATTGATGTTTGAAGGTGGCATACCCGAGGCATCTGTTCAAATGATTTGGTATCACATGTTTATGTAG
- a CDS encoding phage head closure protein, with product MRHNDVIYFLIPETREDELGQKIPTGNYNERMVYANQYSISQSEFYNASAQGLKPEKEFEIYSFEYQGEDLLRHEGTTYHIIRGSTSGEKMRITCEKDVGNG from the coding sequence ATGCGACACAATGATGTGATCTATTTTTTGATTCCTGAAACACGTGAGGATGAATTGGGGCAGAAAATCCCGACCGGAAATTATAATGAACGGATGGTATATGCCAATCAGTATAGTATCAGTCAATCCGAGTTTTACAACGCGTCTGCGCAAGGATTGAAACCTGAAAAGGAATTTGAAATTTATTCGTTTGAATATCAAGGTGAAGATCTACTGCGGCATGAAGGAACCACGTATCATATCATTCGTGGATCAACGTCCGGTGAAAAAATGCGCATCACTTGTGAAAAGGATGTTGGCAATGGATGA
- a CDS encoding GIY-YIG nuclease family protein: MKGVIYKIENLVNGMVYVGQTVVGFETRTSAHKRALLRNEHNNDHLQRAWNKYGKDNFLFSVIEEISIDELDKKEIEWIAHHRKTTGSYNLESGGNKNKTHSSYTKAKVSKATKEAFKRPEIANKLKEAANKRRGKNNYNAREIICVTTGEIFETLYDASKKFKIDINAIYKCCKGIYKSAGKYTNGNPIQFAYYEKGKTYKEKEIKGLYERKRVVCTNTGEIFDSATKGAKKYGLSQSTVSSCCKGEIKSAGKLPNGEYSVWVYEDDYDPNNDYSFNRHKGKHNPRAKKVICLTTEEVFDTMQEAGKRYGIKTPCKISLACRGKRKHVGKLADGTKLKWSYYEVEASN, encoded by the coding sequence ATGAAAGGCGTAATCTATAAAATTGAAAATCTAGTAAATGGCATGGTTTACGTTGGACAGACAGTAGTGGGATTTGAAACTAGAACATCAGCGCATAAAAGAGCGTTATTGAGGAACGAACATAATAATGATCATCTTCAAAGAGCATGGAATAAGTATGGGAAAGATAATTTTTTGTTTTCCGTTATAGAAGAAATATCCATTGATGAATTGGATAAAAAAGAAATTGAATGGATTGCGCATCATAGAAAAACGACAGGTTCTTATAATCTGGAAAGTGGCGGTAATAAGAATAAGACACATAGTTCATACACGAAAGCAAAAGTTTCTAAAGCAACTAAAGAAGCATTCAAAAGACCAGAAATTGCAAATAAATTAAAAGAGGCTGCCAACAAAAGAAGAGGTAAAAACAATTATAACGCAAGGGAAATTATTTGTGTAACGACTGGTGAAATATTCGAAACATTATATGACGCATCTAAAAAATTTAAAATTGACATAAACGCCATTTATAAGTGTTGTAAAGGTATATACAAAAGCGCTGGTAAATACACGAATGGAAATCCGATTCAATTCGCTTATTATGAAAAGGGTAAAACGTACAAAGAAAAAGAAATTAAAGGGCTGTATGAACGTAAAAGGGTTGTTTGCACAAATACTGGTGAGATTTTTGATTCAGCAACAAAAGGCGCTAAAAAATATGGCCTTTCGCAAAGTACTGTATCAAGTTGTTGCAAAGGTGAAATTAAATCAGCAGGAAAGCTACCTAACGGCGAATATTCTGTATGGGTTTATGAAGATGACTATGATCCGAATAATGATTATTCGTTTAATAGACATAAAGGGAAACATAATCCAAGAGCAAAAAAGGTTATTTGCTTAACTACTGAAGAAGTTTTTGACACCATGCAAGAAGCCGGAAAAAGATATGGAATAAAAACACCTTGTAAAATTTCATTAGCTTGTAGAGGGAAAAGAAAACACGTTGGCAAATTGGCAGATGGCACAAAACTAAAGTGGTCATATTACGAAGTTGAAGCATCCAATTAA
- a CDS encoding major tail protein, producing MAENKVVFGLKNAHYAVISEDESTGELTYGTPKPLKGSTELSLETRGDPAEFYADDMLYYSASNNQGYDGTLTIAKVTDEFRQDVLGEELDSNDSVLIEKQDAKPKNFALMFEFDGDQKATRHLLYNCSASRPNVGSSTKTDSVEPSTTELSFIASAREEDRAVKVSTTADTTDSIYSSWFESVYEPGTTTTS from the coding sequence ATGGCCGAAAACAAAGTGGTATTTGGATTAAAAAACGCTCACTATGCCGTTATTTCCGAAGATGAATCAACGGGTGAATTGACATATGGAACCCCCAAACCTTTGAAGGGGAGCACAGAACTTTCATTAGAAACACGCGGTGATCCTGCTGAATTTTATGCTGACGACATGTTATACTATTCGGCTTCAAACAACCAAGGTTATGACGGAACATTAACTATCGCTAAAGTTACCGATGAGTTCAGACAAGATGTACTAGGCGAGGAATTAGACAGTAACGACAGTGTCCTGATCGAGAAGCAAGACGCAAAGCCGAAAAATTTCGCGCTCATGTTTGAATTTGATGGGGATCAAAAAGCAACACGGCATTTGCTGTATAATTGCTCTGCTTCCCGTCCTAATGTGGGTTCTAGCACAAAAACAGATAGCGTTGAGCCGTCTACAACTGAATTGTCCTTCATCGCGTCAGCAAGAGAAGAAGACCGTGCTGTGAAAGTATCAACAACAGCCGACACAACCGATAGCATATACAGCTCTTGGTTTGAGTCTGTGTATGAACCAGGAACAACCACAACATCTTAA
- a CDS encoding phage major capsid protein: protein MLTKEQYLNQRSELMKAAENLIAEGKTDEANAKMQEIEDLDNKWEDAKKANANLKALKGNEQATNIADQSVDVPGGQRLDNTQTKQPTDEKEVYKNAWAKDMMGMSLSDDERSVFDKTNTEIRNETQTMQEHAVVIPETVRNSIWEEAGELYPILGDARMTFVPGDLTIIKETDSGSDADWYDETTTVSDGDFDLGELNLTGCELAKSIPISWKLRKMSINAFISYITGLLSEKMGAALAKGIVSGKGKPASGDTFKPQPTGIITTLEGASGTPQVITYDPEASTPDPLTYDKLAQAMGLIKSVYKSGASIYAKNTVIWNELAQLKDNDGRPLFVPDVNSGGVGRIFGITVKEEDSVPDNAILFGSVRRGYALNVNENATIYREDHVKARYTDYMSYSIVDGDVLTDKAFALIQRTTTA from the coding sequence ATGTTGACTAAAGAACAATACCTGAATCAGCGAAGCGAACTAATGAAAGCTGCTGAAAATCTAATTGCTGAGGGTAAAACGGATGAAGCAAATGCGAAAATGCAAGAGATCGAGGATCTTGATAATAAGTGGGAAGATGCTAAGAAAGCAAATGCTAATTTGAAAGCTTTAAAGGGCAATGAACAAGCAACAAACATTGCGGATCAATCAGTCGATGTTCCGGGTGGACAACGACTTGATAATACCCAAACAAAACAACCAACTGATGAGAAAGAAGTGTACAAAAATGCATGGGCTAAAGACATGATGGGGATGTCTTTGTCTGATGATGAGCGTTCTGTTTTTGATAAAACCAACACCGAGATTCGCAATGAGACGCAAACCATGCAGGAGCATGCGGTTGTTATTCCAGAAACCGTACGTAATAGCATTTGGGAAGAAGCCGGTGAATTGTATCCAATCCTTGGTGACGCTCGTATGACATTTGTTCCTGGTGATTTGACGATCATAAAAGAGACAGACAGTGGATCTGATGCCGATTGGTACGATGAGACAACGACAGTTTCTGACGGTGATTTTGACCTTGGCGAACTCAATCTAACAGGTTGCGAACTAGCCAAATCAATCCCGATTAGTTGGAAGTTGCGTAAAATGTCCATCAACGCATTTATTTCTTATATCACTGGCTTGTTATCTGAAAAAATGGGCGCGGCTCTTGCAAAAGGGATTGTTAGTGGTAAAGGAAAACCTGCATCCGGTGATACATTTAAGCCACAACCTACTGGCATTATCACAACGCTTGAAGGCGCAAGCGGTACACCGCAAGTTATCACTTATGATCCCGAGGCATCTACGCCGGATCCATTGACTTATGATAAATTAGCACAAGCTATGGGTCTGATTAAATCTGTATATAAATCCGGCGCTTCTATTTATGCTAAAAACACAGTTATCTGGAACGAGCTAGCACAATTAAAGGACAATGATGGCCGTCCATTGTTTGTTCCGGATGTAAATAGTGGTGGTGTTGGTCGTATTTTTGGTATCACAGTCAAGGAAGAGGACAGCGTTCCAGACAATGCAATTCTGTTTGGTAGTGTCCGTCGTGGTTACGCTCTCAATGTGAATGAGAACGCGACAATTTATCGCGAAGATCATGTTAAGGCACGTTACACCGATTATATGAGCTACTCGATTGTTGATGGCGACGTACTTACGGACAAAGCGTTTGCTTTGATTCAAAGAACGACAACGGCATAA
- a CDS encoding HK97 gp10 family phage protein, producing MLAMDDFAKEIAKALSEYTNEVTEGLDEAKKEVAKETAKTLKRTSPVGDYKGGGDYAKGWRAKKVGNGYVVHNKTDYQLTHLLEYGHAKRGGGRVQAYPHIEEAEEQAIEEYVDRAEKVIRG from the coding sequence ATGTTGGCAATGGATGATTTTGCAAAAGAGATAGCAAAGGCCTTGTCTGAATATACAAATGAAGTCACCGAGGGTTTGGATGAAGCTAAAAAAGAGGTCGCTAAAGAGACAGCCAAAACCTTGAAGCGGACAAGCCCTGTGGGTGACTATAAAGGGGGCGGTGATTATGCAAAAGGATGGCGTGCGAAAAAGGTTGGTAATGGCTATGTTGTTCATAACAAAACGGATTACCAACTTACTCATTTGCTTGAATATGGTCACGCAAAGCGTGGTGGCGGGCGCGTCCAAGCCTACCCGCACATAGAAGAAGCGGAAGAACAGGCAATTGAAGAATATGTAGATCGTGCAGAGAAGGTGATTAGGGGATGA
- a CDS encoding LamG-like jellyroll fold domain-containing protein, protein MAWHKNAAVLDGILKNYGKSLYFDGIDDYIDLGSPKELSTKYITLDVEFELDELVIGSQDPHIFNRKHSQPATVGMYFSTQSNGDLTFRVRLSGSIDNPDDLGVTLNEKTKYRAIATYDGETQKLYIDGELVDSNQASGEIDTSSLEQVTIGCRAGFVDHFWSGEINNLRVYDRGLSDEEVQNNFNGDIVSDGIVGYWKLNEGYGQISYDRSPNANNGIIKGAAWSD, encoded by the coding sequence ATGGCATGGCATAAAAATGCAGCAGTCTTAGATGGTATTCTAAAAAATTACGGTAAATCTTTATACTTTGATGGTATAGACGATTATATAGATTTAGGGTCACCTAAAGAACTTTCTACAAAATATATAACCTTAGATGTTGAATTTGAGTTAGATGAATTAGTCATTGGAAGTCAAGATCCACATATTTTTAATCGGAAACATTCCCAACCGGCAACAGTAGGAATGTATTTTTCTACACAATCTAATGGCGACTTAACATTTCGCGTGAGACTGAGTGGGTCCATTGACAACCCAGATGATCTAGGTGTGACGCTAAACGAAAAAACAAAATACCGTGCAATTGCAACATATGACGGTGAAACGCAAAAATTATATATAGACGGTGAGTTAGTTGATTCTAATCAAGCGTCAGGGGAGATAGATACATCTAGTTTAGAACAAGTAACGATAGGGTGTCGCGCTGGATTTGTCGACCACTTTTGGAGTGGCGAGATTAATAATCTAAGGGTATATGACAGAGGTCTTTCTGATGAAGAAGTTCAAAATAATTTTAATGGTGACATTGTAAGCGACGGTATTGTTGGTTATTGGAAACTAAATGAAGGTTATGGCCAGATTTCCTATGACCGTTCCCCGAATGCAAATAACGGAATAATAAAAGGTGCAGCATGGAGTGATTAA
- a CDS encoding head maturation protease, ClpP-related → MKKINVKGPIVSNNVQWIYDLFDIEATSPRNVQDGLDDANGDDIEVEINSGGGSVFDGSEIYTALRRHKGNVTVNVVGLAASAASVIAMAGNKLAMSPTSQMMIHNASVIHAGDRNDMQHITDVLSNVDQTIANAYKEKSGLDDQTLLSMMDKETWLTPDQALDKNLIDEVMFQDNQSNFAASFNQMSMLPDEVINKVRNMKDTFYPANPSDDSSQGNQSDILNAKLNLLKLRKDDENVD, encoded by the coding sequence ATGAAAAAGATTAATGTCAAAGGACCGATCGTATCGAACAATGTTCAATGGATATATGATCTTTTCGATATTGAAGCAACAAGTCCTCGAAATGTACAAGATGGACTGGACGATGCCAACGGAGATGACATTGAAGTTGAAATTAACTCCGGCGGCGGTTCAGTTTTTGATGGTTCAGAGATTTATACTGCTTTGCGAAGACACAAAGGGAATGTCACTGTCAATGTAGTTGGATTAGCTGCTAGTGCTGCTTCCGTCATTGCTATGGCTGGAAATAAATTGGCTATGTCTCCAACATCTCAAATGATGATTCACAACGCTTCAGTTATACACGCTGGCGATCGTAACGATATGCAACATATCACTGATGTTTTGTCTAATGTAGACCAAACAATCGCTAATGCCTATAAGGAAAAAAGCGGTTTGGACGATCAAACATTATTATCTATGATGGATAAGGAAACGTGGCTCACGCCCGATCAAGCATTGGATAAAAATTTGATTGACGAAGTGATGTTCCAAGATAATCAATCTAACTTTGCGGCTAGTTTCAATCAAATGTCCATGTTACCCGATGAAGTGATCAACAAAGTTAGAAATATGAAAGACACCTTTTATCCGGCTAATCCGAGTGATGATAGTTCACAAGGAAATCAGTCGGATATTTTAAATGCAAAATTAAATCTATTAAAACTTAGGAAGGATGATGAGAATGTTGACTAA
- a CDS encoding BppU family phage baseplate upper protein, translated as MTFKIKQNDTKIALKAVLENESGAIDLTGATVRFLMSNYSRSENIIDGLGDIKDAVNGEVWYVFSYDETDQAGIFKAEFEATFSDGRIETFPTEDYLTIEIIQDLG; from the coding sequence GTGACATTTAAAATCAAACAAAATGACACAAAGATCGCTTTAAAAGCGGTACTAGAAAATGAATCGGGCGCTATTGATCTGACAGGTGCTACGGTTCGTTTTTTAATGTCTAATTACTCACGAAGTGAAAACATTATTGATGGATTGGGTGACATTAAAGACGCTGTTAATGGTGAGGTTTGGTATGTATTTAGCTATGATGAAACAGACCAAGCCGGAATATTTAAAGCTGAATTTGAAGCGACGTTCTCGGATGGGCGTATTGAAACGTTTCCGACAGAGGATTATTTAACAATAGAAATCATACAAGATTTGGGGTGA
- a CDS encoding head-tail connector protein, translating to MLNDIKQALRISSSMTAFDDEVQDLIEAARIDLIQSGVSSEKANDDTDALIKRAITVYCKANFGYDNPDAERFEQSYKMLKQHLSLAGDYNATQ from the coding sequence ATGCTTAATGATATTAAACAGGCATTACGTATTAGTTCATCAATGACAGCTTTTGATGATGAAGTACAAGATTTAATTGAAGCGGCCCGGATTGATCTGATTCAGTCTGGGGTTTCTTCTGAAAAAGCCAACGATGATACTGATGCGCTGATTAAACGTGCAATAACTGTTTATTGTAAGGCTAATTTCGGCTATGACAACCCCGATGCTGAACGGTTTGAACAATCATATAAGATGCTTAAACAGCACCTATCCTTGGCGGGTGATTATAATGCGACACAATGA
- a CDS encoding phage portal protein produces MGLFDRFKNRNVKVSKYQMITDEGNGFYAWNGRLYHSDIVRSAIRPKSQAVGKAVGKHIRKAQDSTLVNPEPYMRFLLEEPNPYMTGQQLQEKLAIHLELNNNAFAYIARDDNNMPMEIYPINAVGTEAILNNNGRLYLRFSLQNGKVATFRYTDVIHLRKDFNENELFGDSPGEALSSLMEIVNTTDQGIVKAIKNSNVIKWLLKFNQTLRPEDMNKQTKQFVDDFLKVDKNNDSVGAAATDAKFDAQQVDPKDYVPNDKQMTNTIDRLFSFFNTNRKIIQGSYTEDEWISYYESSVEPVVVQMSNEFTRKLFSRRERGHGNKIVFEASNLTFASMKTKLSLREMVDRGALTPNEWRETLNLAPIENGDQSIRRLDTRPSDE; encoded by the coding sequence TTGGGATTGTTCGATCGCTTTAAAAACAGGAATGTAAAAGTGTCCAAGTATCAAATGATTACGGATGAAGGAAACGGATTTTATGCATGGAACGGTAGATTATATCACTCTGATATTGTCCGATCTGCTATTCGGCCCAAATCACAGGCTGTTGGCAAGGCGGTTGGCAAACATATTCGTAAAGCTCAAGACAGTACACTGGTAAATCCTGAACCTTACATGCGGTTTCTTTTAGAAGAACCTAATCCATATATGACAGGGCAACAATTACAAGAAAAACTAGCCATTCATTTAGAGTTGAACAACAATGCATTTGCTTATATTGCTCGTGATGACAATAATATGCCGATGGAAATTTATCCAATTAATGCTGTTGGAACTGAGGCTATTTTGAATAATAACGGTCGCTTGTATCTTCGATTTAGCTTACAGAATGGTAAAGTAGCCACATTTCGTTATACGGATGTTATCCATTTACGTAAAGACTTTAATGAAAACGAACTGTTCGGTGACTCTCCCGGGGAAGCATTATCTTCACTTATGGAAATAGTTAATACCACAGACCAGGGTATTGTGAAGGCAATTAAAAACTCAAATGTTATCAAATGGCTTTTGAAGTTTAATCAAACATTACGTCCTGAGGATATGAATAAACAAACAAAACAATTTGTTGATGATTTCCTAAAGGTAGATAAAAACAATGACTCAGTTGGCGCAGCTGCTACTGACGCAAAGTTTGATGCACAACAAGTTGATCCAAAAGATTATGTTCCGAATGATAAACAGATGACCAATACGATTGATCGTCTTTTTTCTTTTTTCAATACGAACAGAAAAATCATCCAAGGTAGTTACACCGAGGATGAATGGATAAGTTATTACGAATCATCGGTTGAACCAGTGGTTGTACAGATGAGTAACGAGTTTACGAGAAAACTATTTTCACGGAGGGAGCGAGGACATGGCAACAAAATTGTTTTTGAAGCTTCTAATTTAACATTTGCTAGCATGAAAACAAAATTGAGTCTCAGAGAAATGGTTGACCGCGGTGCGCTAACGCCAAACGAATGGCGTGAAACACTCAATCTCGCTCCTATCGAGAACGGCGATCAGTCGATAAGGCGTTTGGACACTCGTCCTTCCGATGAATGA
- a CDS encoding NUMOD4 domain-containing protein, with product MEIWKDIEGYEGFYQVSNKGRVKRLPGTVWNGRGFAKKSGGILKQSKTRGDYLMVSLCKDNESRLFRVNRLVASAFIPNPDLLPHVGHNDDNKKNNVVVNLYWTDAKENNTHNGKHLRVGEKLSKRVIGIKEEERIEFNSTLEAGKNGYNASAIRNCLTGRAKTHKGYRWEYA from the coding sequence GTGGAAATATGGAAAGACATTGAAGGATATGAAGGGTTTTATCAAGTGAGTAATAAAGGGAGAGTTAAGAGGTTGCCGGGAACGGTATGGAACGGAAGAGGATTTGCTAAGAAGAGCGGAGGTATCCTTAAGCAATCTAAGACAAGAGGGGATTACTTAATGGTCAGTTTGTGCAAGGATAATGAGTCAAGATTATTTAGGGTTAACAGGCTCGTGGCTTCGGCGTTTATACCCAATCCTGATCTCCTTCCTCACGTAGGACACAATGATGATAACAAAAAGAATAACGTTGTTGTTAATTTATATTGGACTGACGCTAAAGAAAACAACACTCACAATGGCAAGCATTTAAGGGTTGGTGAAAAGCTAAGTAAAAGGGTAATCGGTATTAAAGAAGAAGAAAGAATTGAATTTAATTCAACACTTGAAGCTGGTAAGAATGGTTATAATGCATCAGCAATTAGAAATTGCTTAACAGGGAGAGCAAAAACCCACAAAGGATATAGATGGGAATATGCATAG